One genomic segment of Candidatus Latescibacterota bacterium includes these proteins:
- a CDS encoding efflux RND transporter permease subunit: MSLSDFSLRRPVTVLVTLAAVVVLGAVSLTRLKLDFLPKVDWPFVGVQIPYPNAVPAQVEREIARPVEEVMATLGDVKELRSFSGRDGAFVGVQFDFGRDVDVLRLEVKERMEQVRPLLPDDVEDYFIFTFNTTDIPVMEGRISAPGRDLAGSYELLERRIIAPLQRIEGVGRVQVDGISPKDVTIYLLLDKIVAHSVDIGALFRTLNASNVDLSLGRVMDGRQRVTVRSLGQFRNLDEIRALPVGEAGVRLDDIAEIVYAEPAPNYYRHLNGEPAIAFEIQKASGANIVEVTRRVRQVLRQIQDDPTLEGIDVVVWFDQGENILASLKGLLMSGLIGSLMAVGILLVFLRRLRTTLVAAVAIPVSVIATCAFLYLSHRSLNILTMMGLMLAVGMLVDNAIVVLEAIYRRREKGEDALTAAREGSREVALAVVASTLTSVIVFAPIVLTKNSEITLWLSEVGMTISVTLIFSLLICLTVVPLLISRVRAGGSRGEFAFLRWLRERYLSVLRWTALRHRRATVTLLVGVVALTLLVAKVTGFGPADMDEGGGVKRDHVQFEVEYSDNTNLYRVEEYVAALEDYLVARRDSMDLKAVYTFFDDNYTVFRLYFADGVQVTPDRIGDLRAQLRENLPVLAGAKYRFRGDEDVGQGAQLISATLFGEDSDLLASLSTEVIRRLELIDGLHDVDTNRESGRDEVRVILDRALAARYGVSPRQLSEVLGLTFRGVGLRKFQGEDREVDMGIVLEPSDRRNVENLMRLPVTMQDGRAVLLGQVARFEIGRGPAQIMRERQKTALTVSASYEGDDYDGAMKQVRAVMNSLDLPSGYSWSEGRRLREQREQRNDMGVNTLLALACVYFVMAALFESFLHPLVIMLCIPFAVLGVFWTLMLTRTPLNLFAMIGMVILVGIVVNNGIVLLDHIGALRRRGLSREEAIVEGCRDRFRPILMTASTTVLGLLPLALGRASVADAYYFPLARAVMGGLAASTLLTLVVLPTFYVLAENNVRALRRALAWGRGTGPLPWRRPVGGGGESPAPGLGRRD, encoded by the coding sequence ATGAGCCTGTCGGACTTCAGCCTGCGCCGTCCCGTGACCGTGCTCGTCACCCTGGCCGCCGTGGTGGTGCTGGGCGCCGTGAGCCTCACGCGCCTCAAGCTGGACTTCCTGCCCAAGGTGGACTGGCCCTTCGTGGGCGTGCAGATCCCCTACCCCAACGCCGTGCCGGCGCAGGTGGAGCGCGAGATCGCGCGCCCGGTCGAAGAGGTCATGGCCACCCTGGGCGACGTGAAGGAGCTGCGCTCGTTCTCCGGCCGCGACGGCGCCTTCGTCGGCGTGCAGTTCGACTTCGGGCGCGACGTGGACGTCCTGCGCCTCGAGGTCAAGGAGCGCATGGAGCAGGTGCGCCCGCTGCTGCCGGACGACGTGGAGGACTACTTCATCTTCACCTTCAACACCACGGACATCCCGGTGATGGAGGGCCGCATCAGCGCGCCGGGCCGCGATCTCGCCGGCTCCTACGAGCTGCTGGAGCGGCGGATCATCGCGCCGCTGCAGCGCATCGAGGGCGTGGGGCGGGTGCAGGTGGACGGCATCAGCCCCAAGGACGTCACCATCTACCTGCTGCTGGACAAGATCGTGGCGCACAGCGTGGACATCGGCGCGCTCTTCCGCACGCTCAACGCCAGCAACGTGGACCTCTCCCTCGGCCGGGTGATGGACGGGCGGCAGCGCGTCACCGTGCGCAGCCTGGGGCAGTTCCGCAACCTCGACGAGATCCGCGCCCTGCCCGTGGGCGAGGCGGGCGTGCGGCTCGACGACATCGCCGAGATCGTCTACGCCGAGCCGGCGCCCAACTACTACCGGCATCTGAACGGCGAGCCGGCCATCGCCTTCGAGATCCAGAAGGCCAGCGGCGCGAACATCGTGGAGGTGACGCGCCGCGTCCGCCAGGTGCTGCGGCAGATCCAGGACGACCCCACGCTCGAGGGCATCGACGTGGTGGTGTGGTTCGACCAGGGCGAGAACATCCTCGCCAGCCTGAAGGGCCTGCTGATGTCGGGGCTCATCGGTTCGCTGATGGCCGTGGGCATCCTGCTGGTCTTCCTGCGCCGGCTGCGCACCACGCTGGTCGCCGCCGTGGCGATTCCCGTCTCGGTGATCGCCACCTGCGCCTTCCTCTACCTGAGCCACCGCAGCCTGAACATCCTCACCATGATGGGCCTGATGCTCGCGGTGGGCATGCTGGTGGACAACGCCATCGTGGTGCTGGAGGCGATCTACCGCCGGCGCGAGAAGGGCGAGGACGCCCTGACCGCCGCCCGCGAAGGCAGCCGCGAGGTGGCCCTTGCGGTGGTGGCGAGCACGCTGACCTCGGTGATCGTCTTCGCCCCCATCGTGCTGACCAAGAACTCGGAGATCACGCTGTGGCTGTCCGAGGTGGGCATGACGATCTCCGTCACGCTCATCTTTTCCCTGCTCATCTGCCTCACGGTGGTGCCCCTGCTCATCTCGCGGGTGCGCGCGGGCGGCAGCCGCGGGGAGTTCGCCTTCCTGCGCTGGCTTCGCGAGCGCTACCTGAGCGTGCTGCGCTGGACGGCCCTGCGGCACCGCCGCGCCACCGTGACGCTGCTGGTCGGCGTCGTGGCGCTCACGCTGCTCGTCGCCAAGGTCACGGGCTTCGGGCCGGCGGACATGGACGAAGGCGGCGGCGTCAAGCGCGACCACGTGCAGTTCGAGGTGGAGTACAGCGACAACACCAATCTCTACCGCGTGGAGGAGTACGTCGCCGCGCTGGAGGACTACCTGGTGGCGCGCCGCGACAGCATGGACCTGAAGGCCGTCTACACCTTCTTCGACGACAACTACACGGTCTTCCGCCTCTACTTCGCGGACGGCGTGCAGGTGACTCCGGACCGCATCGGCGACCTGCGGGCCCAGCTGCGCGAGAACCTGCCGGTGCTCGCCGGCGCGAAGTACCGCTTCCGTGGCGACGAGGACGTCGGCCAGGGCGCGCAGCTCATCTCGGCGACGCTCTTCGGCGAGGACTCCGACCTGCTGGCCTCGCTCTCCACGGAGGTCATCCGCCGCCTGGAGCTCATCGACGGCCTGCACGACGTGGACACCAACCGCGAGTCCGGCCGCGACGAGGTGCGCGTCATCCTGGACCGCGCGCTGGCGGCGCGCTACGGCGTCAGCCCGCGGCAGCTCAGCGAGGTGCTGGGCCTGACCTTCCGGGGCGTGGGCCTGCGCAAGTTCCAGGGCGAGGACCGCGAGGTGGACATGGGCATCGTCCTCGAGCCCAGCGATCGCCGCAACGTCGAGAACCTGATGCGGCTGCCGGTGACGATGCAGGACGGCCGGGCCGTCCTCCTCGGCCAGGTGGCCCGCTTCGAGATCGGCCGCGGGCCGGCGCAGATCATGCGCGAGCGCCAGAAGACCGCGCTCACCGTGAGCGCCTCCTACGAGGGCGACGACTACGACGGCGCCATGAAGCAGGTCCGCGCCGTGATGAACTCCCTCGACCTGCCCAGCGGCTACAGCTGGTCCGAGGGTCGCCGCCTTCGCGAGCAGCGCGAGCAGCGCAACGACATGGGCGTGAACACGCTGCTGGCGCTGGCCTGCGTCTACTTCGTCATGGCCGCGCTCTTCGAGTCCTTCCTGCACCCGCTCGTGATCATGCTCTGCATCCCCTTCGCGGTGCTCGGCGTGTTCTGGACGCTCATGCTGACCCGCACGCCGCTCAACCTGTTCGCGATGATCGGCATGGTGATCCTCGTGGGGATCGTGGTGAACAACGGGATCGTGCTGCTGGATCACATCGGCGCGCTGAGGCGGCGGGGCCTCAGCCGTGAGGAGGCCATCGTCGAGGGCTGCCGCGACCGCTTCCGGCCGATCCTCATGACGGCCTCCACCACCGTCCTCGGCCTGCTGCCCCTGGCGCTGGGCCGCGCGTCGGTGGCGGACGCGTACTACTTCCCGCTCGCGCGCGCGGTCATGGGCGGCCTGGCGGCGAGCACCCTGCTCACGCTGGTGGTGCTGCCCACCTTCTACGTCCTGGCGGAGAACAACGTGCGCGCGCTGCGCCGCGCCCTCGCCTGGGGCCGCGGCACGGGGCCCCTGCCCTGGCGACGTCCCGTCGGCGGCGGTGGCGAGTCGCCCGCCCCGGGGCTCGGGCGGCGCGACTAG